The Uruburuella testudinis genome window below encodes:
- a CDS encoding tripartite tricarboxylate transporter substrate binding protein — MHITPSTWKWAAGALAVLALAGCNKGGSEEAGAPKRPECIAPAKPGGGFDLTCKLAQSGLKDTDLLKAPMRVTYMPGGVGAVAYNKIVANDPANNDAIVAFSTGSLLNLAQGKFGQYTEKDVRWLSAVGTDYGMVAVNAESPYQTLADLMAALKADPKKISFGAGGSVGGQDWLQTAMLAKAGGINPKDMTYVALEGGGEAVTAVLGNHIQAVSAGIAEMGPHVESGKVRVLAVFANERLPGKLADIPTAKEQGYDVEWPVIRGYYMGPKVSDESYTWWKNRFDQMLADPKFAELRSQRDLLPFAMTGAELEQYVLKQTEAMRSLSQEFDLLNK; from the coding sequence ATGCACATCACACCCTCAACATGGAAATGGGCGGCGGGCGCATTGGCTGTTTTGGCGCTGGCAGGCTGCAATAAAGGCGGCAGCGAAGAAGCCGGCGCGCCCAAGCGCCCCGAATGCATCGCGCCGGCCAAGCCCGGCGGCGGCTTCGACCTCACCTGCAAGCTGGCGCAATCCGGCCTGAAAGACACTGATTTGCTGAAAGCCCCCATGCGCGTCACCTATATGCCCGGCGGCGTCGGGGCGGTGGCCTACAATAAAATCGTCGCCAACGACCCGGCCAATAACGATGCCATCGTGGCCTTTTCCACCGGCTCTTTGCTAAACCTGGCACAAGGCAAATTCGGTCAATACACTGAAAAAGACGTGCGCTGGCTCTCTGCCGTGGGTACCGACTACGGTATGGTCGCCGTCAATGCCGAATCGCCCTACCAAACGCTGGCTGATCTGATGGCAGCCCTGAAAGCCGACCCGAAAAAAATCAGCTTTGGCGCAGGCGGCAGCGTGGGCGGCCAAGACTGGTTGCAAACCGCCATGCTGGCCAAGGCCGGCGGCATCAATCCGAAAGACATGACTTATGTGGCGCTCGAGGGCGGCGGCGAAGCAGTGACCGCGGTGTTGGGTAACCATATCCAAGCGGTCAGCGCCGGTATTGCCGAAATGGGGCCGCATGTCGAGTCGGGCAAAGTACGCGTATTGGCGGTGTTTGCCAACGAGCGCCTGCCGGGCAAGCTGGCGGATATTCCGACTGCCAAAGAGCAGGGTTATGATGTGGAATGGCCGGTTATCCGCGGCTATTACATGGGGCCGAAAGTCAGCGATGAATCGTATACCTGGTGGAAAAACCGCTTCGACCAAATGCTGGCCGATCCGAAATTTGCCGAACTGCGCAGCCAACGCGACCTGCTGCCGTTTGCCATGACCGGCGCCGAG